In Lysinibacillus sp. FSL M8-0337, the following proteins share a genomic window:
- a CDS encoding GNAT family N-acetyltransferase, with protein MQLLRIRTDDELVLYKEIWDDILAHEQNDNPFIEYAWFYNWWITIGRKERVELYAVQKDEDIIAFLPFTVKMLWGVRIYAFTGEKIAHYTGIVARKEWQLSAITFVFDELMKKHRHVLFSFHGLLESKESSKVIEQYFVEKQLQLRIFRDVTPYLAFSEVDFDSYFKEREKMHDVKLRKNKLRTLGYLRKKSPVQEDLRGLFQLYDRCWVKKIDTSGFTVGKKKDFFERLMLLKGEAMQVEVDALAFDNQWLAFNYGICCRGRYVTYASGYEPNFTSFGVDHLLNQSTIKRIFTENYLLYDMSAGYEPSKLAWRSGIDFTRRLAVSSNTKRAKLLFRRLVWKERIKEMLRSNQRVVKWTRHTLGHLRYLVKYGKGKDWLEYGQQFVEKFVRLKRVELYELSPNDRVIPQQPVGELFEEMTIQEAIQIDQEALISLLSKGYTIYKDSFAQTSKPAFALHTENLRVDALQIVEPLPKQTYFLTYDLYKNIDIITAYIQKVKPDKTLWITASFWQWRKRKRLQQIGYKRISRMKHFKCARYERNHVENYTESGGDVHSIH; from the coding sequence TTGCAATTACTTCGCATTCGAACGGACGATGAACTTGTGCTTTATAAGGAGATATGGGATGACATTTTAGCGCATGAACAAAATGATAATCCATTTATTGAATATGCATGGTTTTATAACTGGTGGATTACGATAGGAAGAAAAGAACGAGTGGAGCTATATGCTGTTCAAAAGGATGAGGATATTATAGCGTTTTTGCCATTTACGGTAAAAATGCTTTGGGGAGTGCGCATATATGCTTTTACAGGTGAAAAAATAGCTCATTATACAGGAATCGTCGCAAGGAAAGAGTGGCAACTTTCTGCCATTACGTTCGTATTTGATGAACTTATGAAAAAGCACCGCCACGTATTATTTTCTTTTCATGGATTACTAGAAAGTAAAGAATCATCCAAAGTAATCGAACAGTATTTTGTTGAAAAGCAATTACAACTTCGTATTTTTCGAGATGTCACACCGTATCTCGCCTTTAGCGAAGTTGATTTCGATAGCTATTTTAAGGAAAGAGAAAAAATGCATGATGTCAAACTTCGGAAAAATAAGCTGCGAACACTTGGCTATTTGCGCAAGAAATCCCCCGTACAAGAAGACCTAAGAGGATTGTTTCAGTTATACGATAGATGTTGGGTAAAAAAAATAGATACTAGTGGGTTTACGGTAGGAAAGAAAAAAGATTTCTTTGAAAGGCTTATGCTCCTGAAAGGAGAAGCAATGCAAGTAGAGGTAGATGCTCTTGCTTTTGACAATCAATGGCTCGCTTTTAATTACGGTATTTGTTGTCGGGGACGTTATGTAACGTATGCAAGCGGTTATGAGCCAAACTTTACAAGTTTTGGAGTAGACCACTTACTGAATCAATCCACAATAAAACGTATTTTTACAGAAAACTATCTTTTGTACGATATGAGTGCTGGTTATGAGCCCTCTAAATTAGCGTGGCGTTCTGGCATTGATTTTACAAGGCGGCTAGCGGTGAGTAGTAACACGAAGCGTGCCAAGTTATTATTTAGACGATTAGTATGGAAGGAACGCATAAAGGAAATGTTGCGCAGTAATCAACGCGTTGTCAAATGGACACGTCATACGCTTGGTCATTTACGCTATTTAGTAAAGTATGGGAAAGGGAAAGATTGGCTAGAATATGGACAACAATTCGTTGAAAAGTTTGTTCGTTTAAAGCGCGTGGAATTGTACGAGTTATCCCCAAACGATCGGGTAATACCACAGCAACCAGTAGGAGAGTTGTTTGAAGAAATGACGATTCAAGAGGCGATACAAATCGATCAGGAAGCGCTTATTTCCTTATTATCTAAGGGATATACCATCTATAAAGATTCCTTTGCCCAAACGAGTAAGCCTGCTTTTGCTTTACATACGGAAAATTTACGTGTGGATGCATTGCAAATTGTTGAACCGTTGCCAAAGCAAACCTATTTTTTAACTTATGATCTCTATAAAAATATCGACATTATCACAGCATATATTCAAAAAGTAAAACCAGATAAAACACTGTGGATAACGGCAAGTTTTTGGCAATGGCGTAAGCGAAAACGTCTACAACAAATAGGCTATAAACGTATTTCTCGAATGAAGCATTTTAAATGTGCTCGTTATGAGCGCAATCATGTAGAAAATTACACAGAGAGTGGGGGCGATGTTCATTCTATCCATTAG
- a CDS encoding glycosyltransferase family 4 protein, translating into MDKVGGAQKHVEALAIKLKQDAHEVTIVTGSYDASLWRLQEAQIEVISIPAMQRAIHLTKDMQALWQLRAAFKKMQPDIIAAHSSKAGAIGRVAGRLLRIPTIFTAHSWSFTEGVPPKKQLMYRQLEKTVQPLTTKIITVSDYDRKLALTKGIAPAHKMQTIHNGIEHLESVMAPNRVWSEQPQLVMVARFEIPKRQDQLLEALLALRDIPWHLQFIGDGSLRLPLENYVKDKGLSERVTFLGNQLDVTTLLAESQIFVLLSDWEGLPISIIEAMRAGLPIIATDVGGVNELVTDGENGFLIPRDDENQSLLIKKLKQLLTDKTLCVKMGDASERRFLRNFTFLPMYQKTLDIYEQAISKFAKKGD; encoded by the coding sequence ATGGATAAGGTAGGTGGCGCTCAAAAGCATGTCGAGGCGCTTGCTATAAAATTAAAGCAAGATGCCCATGAAGTGACGATTGTGACAGGGAGTTATGATGCATCATTATGGCGCTTACAAGAGGCGCAAATTGAAGTTATCAGTATCCCAGCCATGCAGCGAGCAATTCATCTGACAAAAGATATGCAAGCGCTTTGGCAATTACGAGCAGCATTTAAAAAAATGCAGCCTGACATAATTGCGGCACATTCTTCTAAAGCGGGTGCAATTGGACGTGTTGCAGGTCGTCTTTTACGTATTCCAACAATTTTTACTGCGCATAGCTGGAGCTTTACAGAGGGAGTGCCGCCCAAAAAACAATTAATGTATCGTCAGCTTGAAAAAACTGTCCAACCACTCACAACAAAAATTATTACCGTTTCTGATTATGATCGCAAGTTAGCGCTAACGAAGGGAATCGCACCCGCTCATAAAATGCAGACCATTCACAATGGTATAGAACATTTAGAAAGCGTAATGGCACCAAATAGAGTATGGAGTGAGCAGCCTCAACTTGTTATGGTTGCTCGCTTTGAGATACCGAAAAGACAGGATCAATTACTAGAAGCTTTGTTGGCGTTACGTGACATCCCTTGGCATCTTCAATTTATTGGGGATGGTTCTTTACGTCTGCCATTAGAAAATTATGTGAAAGACAAAGGGTTATCAGAGAGAGTGACCTTTTTAGGCAATCAATTGGATGTCACAACATTACTTGCTGAAAGTCAAATTTTTGTTTTGTTATCCGACTGGGAGGGCCTGCCTATTTCAATTATTGAAGCGATGAGAGCTGGGCTTCCCATTATTGCGACGGATGTTGGTGGAGTGAATGAGTTAGTGACTGATGGTGAAAATGGATTTTTAATTCCTCGTGACGATGAAAATCAGAGTCTATTAATAAAAAAACTAAAACAGCTTTTAACAGATAAAACACTTTGCGTAAAAATGGGCGATGCAAGCGAACGCCGTTTTTTACGAAACTTTACGTTTTTGCCTATGTATCAAAAGACGCTCGATATTTATGAACAAGCTATTTCAAAGTTTGCTAAGAAGGGTGATTAA
- a CDS encoding sugar transferase produces MHVQTAETLTFYGQYGKRIFDIVGALVLLFLTIPLMIAIFLLLLITTGRPIFFKQIRTGYDHQRFIIWKLRTMSIQATPVNMPVICTDGIPDDFYFKTDQDTRITKIGAVLRKLSIDEIPQLLNVLKGDMSIVGPRPEIPAITNSYSALQARRLEVKPGLTGLAQINGRSNISHGQKITYDIHYVDHVTFWMDVKIVVKTLYVVLARTGAY; encoded by the coding sequence TTGCACGTACAGACAGCCGAGACACTCACATTTTACGGTCAGTATGGAAAACGAATTTTTGATATAGTAGGGGCACTTGTTTTATTGTTTTTAACAATTCCTCTTATGATAGCTATTTTCCTCCTATTACTCATTACGACAGGGCGCCCCATCTTTTTCAAACAAATTCGAACGGGATATGATCATCAACGTTTTATCATATGGAAATTAAGAACCATGTCCATACAGGCAACACCTGTCAACATGCCTGTGATATGTACAGATGGTATACCAGATGATTTCTATTTTAAAACTGACCAAGATACGCGCATTACAAAAATCGGTGCAGTCCTTCGTAAGTTAAGTATTGATGAAATTCCACAGCTTTTAAACGTATTAAAAGGTGATATGAGTATTGTTGGGCCCAGGCCTGAAATTCCTGCAATTACAAATAGCTATAGCGCATTACAAGCACGTCGTTTGGAAGTAAAGCCAGGTTTAACAGGGCTTGCCCAAATTAACGGTCGCTCTAATATATCGCATGGACAAAAAATCACATATGACATTCACTATGTGGACCATGTAACTTTTTGGATGGATGTAAAAATTGTTGTAAAAACGCTTTATGTCGTGCTAGCTAGAACAGGTGCTTATTGA
- a CDS encoding SACOL1771 family peroxiredoxin — MQHQFSMNLSWSQGRNGTGNLSAAHLKTNVSIPREMNGPGIGTNPDEMLLGASATCYLITFAALLENSKIPVVALSMEAEGFVDVTDGVFTYEKIIHKPNVKVAHLTEREERRINRLAHKAEQTCMISKALKGNVLIECHLQIDHSSDGQPSTSKI, encoded by the coding sequence ATGCAACATCAGTTTAGTATGAATTTATCTTGGTCACAAGGAAGAAATGGTACAGGCAATTTATCAGCCGCTCATTTGAAAACAAATGTATCTATTCCTCGGGAAATGAATGGGCCAGGAATAGGAACAAATCCGGATGAGATGTTATTGGGTGCTTCCGCAACTTGTTATTTAATTACATTTGCTGCTTTACTTGAAAATTCTAAAATTCCTGTCGTGGCATTATCAATGGAGGCAGAAGGATTTGTCGATGTAACGGATGGTGTTTTTACATATGAAAAAATTATCCACAAACCGAATGTCAAAGTAGCTCATCTCACGGAGCGTGAGGAAAGACGTATTAATCGATTAGCACATAAAGCAGAACAAACTTGTATGATTAGTAAAGCTTTAAAAGGAAATGTGCTAATTGAATGTCACCTACAAATTGATCATTCGTCTGATGGTCAACCATCCACCTCAAAGATTTAA
- a CDS encoding helix-turn-helix transcriptional regulator — translation MEQRIKELRASFGWTQEQLSEKLGVSRQTIISIENGRYNPSLELAYKIAKSFQLSIEEVFIFEEGSDE, via the coding sequence ATGGAACAACGCATAAAGGAGCTAAGGGCTTCCTTTGGGTGGACACAGGAACAGCTATCCGAAAAATTAGGTGTTTCTAGACAAACGATTATTTCGATAGAGAATGGTCGTTATAATCCGTCTTTAGAACTGGCGTATAAGATTGCAAAATCATTTCAACTAAGTATTGAAGAGGTATTTATTTTTGAGGAAGGTAGTGATGAATGA
- a CDS encoding NUMOD4 domain-containing protein: MTLTKQQALQALNKNKFIGFTITTGNIIMKKVNKTDYNIFVYEEGSDKPLHYVGSIMNVMATMSDKASNKDFIVVEQLPEEKEPEAPAQEQKPVDKAVIKTTNLDEESRAIAGYEGLYEITASGRIITVRENRPLARCNDEYGFHIVRLTKDGTASNHNVFELWKQTFPELEQTHFKGALKAKYGTGCKLIDKPGIHF, encoded by the coding sequence ATGACTTTAACAAAGCAACAAGCACTACAAGCACTAAATAAAAACAAATTTATCGGTTTTACGATTACGACAGGAAACATTATTATGAAAAAGGTAAATAAAACTGACTATAATATTTTTGTCTATGAAGAAGGTAGCGACAAACCATTACATTATGTAGGCTCCATTATGAACGTAATGGCAACGATGAGCGATAAAGCTTCAAATAAAGATTTTATTGTCGTTGAACAACTTCCAGAGGAAAAGGAACCCGAAGCGCCTGCTCAAGAACAAAAACCTGTTGACAAAGCAGTTATTAAAACAACTAATTTAGATGAAGAAAGCCGTGCAATTGCAGGCTATGAAGGACTCTATGAAATAACAGCAAGCGGGCGCATTATAACAGTGCGAGAAAATCGTCCACTCGCTCGTTGTAATGACGAATACGGTTTCCATATTGTCCGCCTAACAAAAGACGGCACAGCGTCCAATCATAATGTCTTCGAACTATGGAAGCAGACATTCCCAGAGCTTGAACAAACACACTTTAAAGGTGCCTTAAAAGCGAAATACGGCACAGGCTGTAAGCTAATTGACAAACCTGGCATTCACTTTTAA
- a CDS encoding GNAT family N-acetyltransferase, which produces MLEYRLVTTIDELESYKETWSEILEREKNDNPFIEYGWVSTWWTILGCEENVEIYVVEHSGEPIAFFPFVHAIRFGGIHQFSFLGQGLASYMEVISEKIWKERVVQYLLKELTNQYKRVLFLFHGLLESKDTSQILEKYTLERQLPHSIFRVVTPYIDFRAIELSDFLKKHKRKFKSIHRREKRLKAYGQLMFQKVEDGNLDTMFQLFERRWQKKVDTSGFTKERTRTFIEQLAKQQDAVLGLQVHRLQFENIWIGFTVDICCRGRNFCHTMGHEPDFNMFGPGRLIEKENMLQAHSTNLHLYDFGSGYEPYKFEWYTHLDFTRKFIMSTTGIRERLFRNALVLYETVLTIVKANRRIVEWKRNTLGEVRYWLTKATLHEWFSMLKCRVFSGRLFHIYYLQTKRGHNKSNFHEIYIQSVLEHDKRSELLIHYFKGYKLYGQTKQEIAYLRHDQLIHEEAIGFIQELPPNTTYIKNYELPNLPIIVGEVQREGRAICTSANWFEWRKRKKLSALGFQKVERVWITQFLKWKKIYRQQDKWGKYFLKQGHTLEHIWHLAILSLLI; this is translated from the coding sequence GTGCTAGAGTATAGACTCGTGACAACGATTGACGAGCTTGAGTCGTATAAGGAAACTTGGTCTGAAATACTTGAACGTGAAAAAAACGATAATCCATTTATAGAGTATGGTTGGGTGTCGACGTGGTGGACGATACTTGGGTGCGAAGAAAATGTGGAAATTTACGTAGTTGAGCATAGTGGAGAGCCGATTGCGTTTTTTCCATTTGTTCATGCTATTCGATTTGGTGGCATTCATCAATTTAGCTTTTTAGGACAAGGACTTGCTTCTTATATGGAGGTGATTTCCGAGAAAATTTGGAAAGAGCGAGTGGTGCAATATTTATTAAAAGAACTGACAAACCAATATAAACGGGTTCTTTTCTTGTTCCATGGTTTGCTGGAAAGTAAGGATACTTCTCAGATTTTAGAAAAGTATACTTTAGAACGGCAATTGCCTCATTCAATTTTTCGTGTGGTCACACCTTATATAGATTTTAGAGCAATTGAATTATCGGATTTTTTAAAGAAGCATAAGCGTAAATTTAAAAGTATTCATCGTCGAGAGAAACGATTAAAAGCATATGGTCAACTTATGTTTCAAAAAGTTGAGGATGGAAATTTAGATACTATGTTTCAGTTGTTCGAAAGAAGATGGCAAAAGAAAGTAGATACGAGTGGATTTACAAAAGAGCGGACGCGGACATTTATTGAACAGCTTGCAAAACAACAAGATGCAGTATTGGGTTTACAAGTTCATCGTTTGCAATTTGAAAATATTTGGATTGGCTTTACAGTAGATATTTGCTGTCGAGGTAGAAACTTTTGTCACACAATGGGGCATGAGCCGGATTTCAATATGTTCGGACCTGGACGATTGATTGAGAAGGAAAATATGCTGCAAGCACATAGTACAAACTTACATCTTTACGATTTTGGCAGTGGCTACGAACCTTATAAGTTTGAATGGTATACTCATTTAGATTTTACAAGAAAATTCATTATGAGTACGACAGGAATTAGGGAACGACTTTTTCGAAATGCATTGGTGCTCTATGAAACGGTTTTAACAATAGTAAAAGCAAATCGCAGAATTGTTGAATGGAAACGCAATACATTAGGAGAAGTGCGATACTGGTTGACAAAGGCAACTTTGCACGAGTGGTTTTCAATGCTAAAATGTAGGGTGTTTAGTGGACGGCTATTTCATATTTATTATTTACAGACAAAACGAGGTCATAACAAATCGAACTTTCACGAAATCTATATCCAATCCGTGCTGGAACACGATAAGCGTTCCGAGCTTCTTATACATTATTTTAAAGGCTATAAACTGTACGGACAAACCAAACAGGAAATCGCTTATTTGCGACATGATCAATTGATTCATGAGGAAGCAATTGGATTTATACAGGAGTTGCCACCGAATACTACATATATTAAAAATTATGAACTACCGAATCTCCCAATAATAGTCGGGGAAGTGCAACGAGAAGGGCGAGCAATTTGTACGTCTGCCAATTGGTTTGAATGGCGGAAACGTAAGAAGTTGTCAGCATTAGGATTTCAAAAGGTAGAACGTGTATGGATAACTCAATTTTTAAAATGGAAAAAAATATATCGTCAACAGGATAAGTGGGGAAAGTATTTTTTAAAACAAGGGCATACATTAGAACATATTTGGCATCTCGCCATACTTTCTTTACTTATATAA
- a CDS encoding tryptophan-rich sensory protein, whose translation MKWVALLSYIAMIIINGLASTIGINGKTTAEISNQLEVLFTPAGYVFAIWIVIYIVLGIWIFLHLFSKAENQETAIINLVTLTCLFNIAWLLCWHYAYFVLSIVMMVGLLISLILIYSSYPKGDTRFAGRLPFSIYLGWISVALMANISFVLKYYQWNGFGISEIWWANLLLFVATCLAIYIRTVEVDVVFPLVIIWAFIGIAVKNGVDAGSLFYMPILYSIVLLIWIFVGKRKE comes from the coding sequence ATGAAATGGGTTGCACTGTTAAGTTATATAGCAATGATTATTATCAATGGTTTAGCAAGTACAATTGGTATTAATGGCAAAACAACAGCGGAAATATCCAATCAATTAGAAGTGCTTTTCACACCAGCAGGCTATGTTTTTGCCATTTGGATTGTGATTTATATTGTTTTGGGTATATGGATTTTTCTTCATCTATTTTCGAAAGCAGAAAATCAGGAGACCGCCATTATCAATCTAGTTACATTAACGTGTTTGTTTAATATTGCGTGGCTTTTATGTTGGCATTATGCATATTTCGTATTATCCATTGTAATGATGGTAGGTCTCCTTATAAGCTTAATCTTGATATACAGTAGTTATCCAAAAGGGGATACTCGTTTTGCAGGAAGATTACCATTCTCGATTTATTTAGGCTGGATTAGTGTAGCCTTAATGGCAAATATTAGTTTTGTACTAAAATATTATCAATGGAATGGTTTTGGTATTTCTGAAATATGGTGGGCAAATTTATTGCTCTTTGTCGCTACATGTCTTGCCATTTATATACGCACTGTAGAAGTAGATGTTGTGTTTCCACTAGTTATTATTTGGGCTTTTATCGGCATTGCTGTCAAAAATGGAGTGGATGCAGGAAGTTTATTTTATATGCCTATACTGTATAGCATAGTGCTCTTGATATGGATTTTTGTAGGAAAGCGGAAAGAGTAA